In one window of Arachis ipaensis cultivar K30076 chromosome B06, Araip1.1, whole genome shotgun sequence DNA:
- the LOC110263733 gene encoding uncharacterized protein LOC110263733, whose amino-acid sequence MDKTWILKPRDSVEYRQRFNKFLDLEFANASSNGMIKCPYPQCGFQYMQIREDAYDHLLIRPFPPGYTMWLHHGEKLNEESSSCTLIVEKPTSEVNPYIQMVHETFNFTMHHGSEETTTGEHVEDDDLELPYLYDGPSRETQDFTDLFADGAEELYPGCSKYSKLSFPMKLYHIKCMCGVSDKAMSMILDLLWDVFEQVKLLSTLYKAKKTIKKLGIEYKKIDACSNDCMLYRGDDEDATKCKQCGTSRWKQKNRKGFIVKLKIPVRKNGKPLPVKTLRYFPLIP is encoded by the coding sequence ATGGACAAAACCTGGATTCTAAAGCCACGAGATAGTGTAGAATATAGACAAAGATTTAACAAGTTCTTAGATCTTGAATTTGCAAATGCATCGTCGAATGGCATGATAAAGTGTCCATATCCTCAATGTGGGTTTCAATATATGCAAATAAGAGAGGATGCGTACGACCACCTGTTGATAAGGCCTTTTCCCCCTGGATATACTATGTGGTTGCATCATGGTGAGAAACTAAATGAAGAGAGCTCTAGTTGCACACTAATAGTTGAAAAACCTACATCCGAGGTGAATCCATATATACAAATGGTGCACGAGACATTTAACTTCACAATGCATCATGGAAGTGAGGAGACCACAACGGGTGAACATGTAGAAGACGATGATCTGGAGTTGCCGTACTTGTACGATGGTCCAAGTCGTGAGACCCAGGATTTTACTGATCTTTTTGCGGATGGAGCGGAGGAATTATATCCCGGTTGTTCCAAATACTCAAAGTTGTCTTTCCCAATGAAGCTTTATCATATTAAGTGTATGTGCGGTGTGAGTGACAAGGCTATGTCGATGATTCTGGACTTATTGTGGGATGTATTTGAGCAAGTAAAACTCCTGTCCACATTATATAAAGCCAAAAAAACTATCAAAAAGTTGGGGATTGAATACAAAAAGATAGATGCATGCTCGAATGATTGCATGCTATATCGGGGTGATGATGAGGACGCGACTAAGTGCAAGCAATGTGGGACTTCACGATGGAAGCAAAAGAACCGGAAGGGTTTCATTGTTAAACTCAAAATACCTGTAAGGAAAAATGGAAAGCCTCTACCAGTAAAGACTCTTCGTTACTTTCCTCTGATACCATGA
- the LOC107648670 gene encoding probable DNA helicase MCM8 isoform X1: MHIIGEESQPQQRCGYGNSSTDPFGLLYILDVYFPQQLFTVQDSWLNLTSALLSFFSSSSGQSLASQVKNDYGNFVLSVDFQQLKQICHVEEFYAMLREKPKIAILCMSAALHKVLLSNLENDKPELDAKVDIRLHNCPETMIALKNLKAAFIDKLVSVRGTAVKVSTVRPLVVELTFKCSKCKQSITRIFPDGKFSPPSTCNLHGCKSKIFIPLRSTAQTIDFQKIRVQEILKPEDHEEGRVPRTVECELTQDLVDACIPGDVVTVTGIIRGINTYMDIGGGKSKNRSQGFYYLYLEAVSVKNSKSQSTPGDSQEANPKARPSELLDLFSFSSRDLEFVVKFVEEHGSDLFRQILQSICPSIYGHELVKAGITLALFGGVRKHSMDPNKVPVRGDIHVIIVGDPGLGKSQLLQAAAAVSPRGIYVCGNATTKAGLTVAVVKDNMTSDYAFEAGAMVLADSGLCCIDEFDKMSSEHQALLEAMEQQCVSIAKAGLVASLSSRTSVLAAANPVGGHYNRAKTVNENLKMSAALLSRFDLIFILLDKPDELLDKRLSEHIMSLHAGTGQRSLALKKRRGDPLPESRTVVSQNGESGVNLGVRSGSLVSRLRLDPQRDRDFVPLPSQLLRKYIAYARSFVFPRMSKPAADILQKFYLKLRDHNTSADGTPITARQLESLVRLAEARARVELREEITAQDALDVVEIMKESLYDKYVDEHGIVDFGRSGGMSQQKEAKRFLNALNKQSELEQKDCFSISEIYNLADRISLKVPDIDTFIDNLNSVGYLLKKGPKTYQVLSSSYSRSQSFRTRG; the protein is encoded by the exons ATGCACATAATAGGGGAAGAATCGCAGCCGCAGCAGAGGTGTGGATATGGAAACTCCTCCACCGATCCATTTGGTTTACTTTATATACTCGATGTTTATTTCCCTCAGCAACTGTTCACTGTCCAAGATTCGTGGCTCAACCTCACTTCTgctcttctctccttcttctcttcttcctccggCCAAAGCCTGGCTTCTCAG gtgaaaaatgATTATGGAAACTTTGTCCTGTCAGTAGACTTTCAGCAACTCAAACAAATATGCCATGTTGAGGAATTTTATGCAATGTTGAGGGAGAAACCTAAAATTGCTATCTTATGCATGAGTGCCGCACTTCACAAG GTTTTGCTTTCCAACTTGGAGAATGACAAGCCGGAGCTTGATGCAAAAGTAGATATCCGTCTTCATAACTGCCCTGAAACTATGATTGCTCTAAAGAACTTAAAAGCAGCTTTCATTG ACAAGCTTGTCTCAGTTCGTGGTACTGCTGTGAAAGTCAGCACTGTCAGGCCTCTTGTAGTAGAGCTGACTTTCAAATGTAGTAAATGTAAACAAAGTATTACGCGTATATTTCCAGACGGCAAATTTTCACCTCCATCAACTTGTAATTTGCATGGTTGCAAGAGCAAAATCTTTATTCCATTGCGATCTACTGCTCAAactattgattttcaaaaaataag AGTTCAAGAGATATTAAAacctgaagatcatgaagaagGGCGAGTGCCTCGAACAGTGGAATGTGAGCTTACTCAAGATCTTGTAGATGCATGCATACCTGGTGATGTGGTGACTGTTACCGGAATTATAAGAGGAATTAACACTTATATGGATATTGGAGGAG GGAAGTCAAAGAACAGAAGCCAGGGGTTTTACTACTTATATCTGGAAGCTGTATCTGTAAAAAATTCGAAGTCACAGTCCACTCCTGGAGATTCGCAAGAAGCTAATCCCAAAGCTAGACCATCTGAGCTGTTGgatctgttttcattttcttcaagGGATTTAGAATTTGTAGTGAAGTTTGTGGAGGAACATGGTTCAGATTTGTTTCGTCAAATCCTTCAATCTATATGCCCATCCATCTATGGCCATGAGCTTGTTAAAG CCGGGATAACTCTTGCATTATTTGGTGGTGTGCGAAAGCATTCTATGGATCCAAATAAGGTTCCTGTGAGGGGAGACATTCATGTTATAATTGTTG GTGATCCTGGTCTTGGTAAAAGCCAATTGCTACAAGCAGCAGCAGCAGTTTCTCCACGTGGCATTTATGTATGTGGGAATGCCACAACCAAAGCCGGCCTCACGGTAGCTGTAGTGAAGGATAATATGACAAGTGACTATGCATTTGAGGCTG GTGCCATGGTTCTGGCTGATAGTGGATTGTGCTGTATTGATGAGTTTGATAAAATGTCATCAGAACATCAG GCTTTACTAGAGGCAATGGAGCAACAATGTGTTTCCATTGCAAAGGCTGGTCTAGTAGCAAGTTTATCATCCCGAACTTCTGTCCTGGCAGCTGCAAACCCCGTTGGTGGTCATTATAA CCGGGCGAAAACTGttaatgaaaatttgaaaatgagtgCTGCTCTTCTGTCACGTTTTGATTTGATTTTCATACTGTTAGACAAACCTGATGAGCTTCTAGACAAGCGACTCTCCGAGCACATTATGTCC CTACATGCTGGGACTGGACAACGTTCACTGGCATTGAAAAAGCGACGTGGAG ATCCGCTCCCTGAGTCCAGAACTGTTGTATCGCAGAATGGTGAAAGTGGTGTAAATTTGGGTGTTAGATCTGGTTCTTTGGTTTCAAGGCTGAGACTTGACCCACAAAGAGACAGAGATTTTGTTCCATTACCCAGTCAACTTCTTCGTAAATACATTGCCTATGCAAGGAGTTTTGTATTTCCTAG GATGTCCAAGCCAGCAGCAGATATCTTGCAAAAGTTTTACCTTAAACTTAGAGATCATAATACTTCGGCTGATGGCACTCCTATAACAGCAAGGCAACTGGAAAGTCTGGTAAGGTTGGCTGAAGCTCGAGCTCGGGTGGAATTGAGGGAAGAAATAACAGCCCAAGATGCACTG GATGTTGTGGAAATTATGAAGGAATCTCTGTATGATAAATATGTTGATGAGCATGGTATTGTTGATTTCGGTCGAAGTGGGGGAATGAGTCAACAAAAGGAGGCAAAACGCTTTCTAAATGCTCTCAATAAGCAATCTGAACTAGAACAAAAAGATTGTTTTTCAATATCA GAAATATATAACCTTGCAGATAGGATTTCCTTGAAAGTTCCAGATATTGACACTTTCATTGATAATTTAAACAGTGTTGGTTATCTTCTCAAAAAAGGACCAAAAACATACCAG GTGCTATCCTCTTCGTATAGTCGAAGCCAATCATTTAGGACTAGAGGCTAA
- the LOC107648670 gene encoding probable DNA helicase MCM8 isoform X3, producing the protein MHIIGEESQPQQRCGYGNSSTDPFGLLYILDVYFPQQLFTVQDSWLNLTSALLSFFSSSSGQSLASQVKNDYGNFVLSVDFQQLKQICHVEEFYAMLREKPKIAILCMSAALHKVLLSNLENDKPELDAKVDIRLHNCPETMIALKNLKAAFIDKLVSVRGTAVKVSTVRPLVVELTFKCSKCKQSITRIFPDGKFSPPSTCNLHGCKSKIFIPLRSTAQTIDFQKIRVQEILKPEDHEEGRVPRTVECELTQDLVDACIPGDVVTVTGIIRGINTYMDIGGGKSKNRSQGFYYLYLEAVSVKNSKSQSTPGDSQEANPKARPSELLDLFSFSSRDLEFVVKFVEEHGSDLFRQILQSICPSIYGHELVKAGITLALFGGVRKHSMDPNKVPVRGDIHVIIVGDPGLGKSQLLQAAAAVSPRGIYVCGNATTKAGLTVAVVKDNMTSDYAFEAGAMVLADSGLCCIDEFDKMSSEHQALLEAMEQQCVSIAKAGLVASLSSRTSVLAAANPVGGHYNRAKTVNENLKMSAALLSRFDLIFILLDKPDELLDKRLSEHIMSLHAGTGQRSLALKKRRGDPLPESRTVVSQNGESGVNLGVRSGSLVSRLRLDPQRDRDFVPLPSQLLRKYIAYARSFVFPRMSKPAADILQKFYLKLRDHNTSADGTPITARQLESLVRLAEARARVELREEITAQDALTRSSVARN; encoded by the exons ATGCACATAATAGGGGAAGAATCGCAGCCGCAGCAGAGGTGTGGATATGGAAACTCCTCCACCGATCCATTTGGTTTACTTTATATACTCGATGTTTATTTCCCTCAGCAACTGTTCACTGTCCAAGATTCGTGGCTCAACCTCACTTCTgctcttctctccttcttctcttcttcctccggCCAAAGCCTGGCTTCTCAG gtgaaaaatgATTATGGAAACTTTGTCCTGTCAGTAGACTTTCAGCAACTCAAACAAATATGCCATGTTGAGGAATTTTATGCAATGTTGAGGGAGAAACCTAAAATTGCTATCTTATGCATGAGTGCCGCACTTCACAAG GTTTTGCTTTCCAACTTGGAGAATGACAAGCCGGAGCTTGATGCAAAAGTAGATATCCGTCTTCATAACTGCCCTGAAACTATGATTGCTCTAAAGAACTTAAAAGCAGCTTTCATTG ACAAGCTTGTCTCAGTTCGTGGTACTGCTGTGAAAGTCAGCACTGTCAGGCCTCTTGTAGTAGAGCTGACTTTCAAATGTAGTAAATGTAAACAAAGTATTACGCGTATATTTCCAGACGGCAAATTTTCACCTCCATCAACTTGTAATTTGCATGGTTGCAAGAGCAAAATCTTTATTCCATTGCGATCTACTGCTCAAactattgattttcaaaaaataag AGTTCAAGAGATATTAAAacctgaagatcatgaagaagGGCGAGTGCCTCGAACAGTGGAATGTGAGCTTACTCAAGATCTTGTAGATGCATGCATACCTGGTGATGTGGTGACTGTTACCGGAATTATAAGAGGAATTAACACTTATATGGATATTGGAGGAG GGAAGTCAAAGAACAGAAGCCAGGGGTTTTACTACTTATATCTGGAAGCTGTATCTGTAAAAAATTCGAAGTCACAGTCCACTCCTGGAGATTCGCAAGAAGCTAATCCCAAAGCTAGACCATCTGAGCTGTTGgatctgttttcattttcttcaagGGATTTAGAATTTGTAGTGAAGTTTGTGGAGGAACATGGTTCAGATTTGTTTCGTCAAATCCTTCAATCTATATGCCCATCCATCTATGGCCATGAGCTTGTTAAAG CCGGGATAACTCTTGCATTATTTGGTGGTGTGCGAAAGCATTCTATGGATCCAAATAAGGTTCCTGTGAGGGGAGACATTCATGTTATAATTGTTG GTGATCCTGGTCTTGGTAAAAGCCAATTGCTACAAGCAGCAGCAGCAGTTTCTCCACGTGGCATTTATGTATGTGGGAATGCCACAACCAAAGCCGGCCTCACGGTAGCTGTAGTGAAGGATAATATGACAAGTGACTATGCATTTGAGGCTG GTGCCATGGTTCTGGCTGATAGTGGATTGTGCTGTATTGATGAGTTTGATAAAATGTCATCAGAACATCAG GCTTTACTAGAGGCAATGGAGCAACAATGTGTTTCCATTGCAAAGGCTGGTCTAGTAGCAAGTTTATCATCCCGAACTTCTGTCCTGGCAGCTGCAAACCCCGTTGGTGGTCATTATAA CCGGGCGAAAACTGttaatgaaaatttgaaaatgagtgCTGCTCTTCTGTCACGTTTTGATTTGATTTTCATACTGTTAGACAAACCTGATGAGCTTCTAGACAAGCGACTCTCCGAGCACATTATGTCC CTACATGCTGGGACTGGACAACGTTCACTGGCATTGAAAAAGCGACGTGGAG ATCCGCTCCCTGAGTCCAGAACTGTTGTATCGCAGAATGGTGAAAGTGGTGTAAATTTGGGTGTTAGATCTGGTTCTTTGGTTTCAAGGCTGAGACTTGACCCACAAAGAGACAGAGATTTTGTTCCATTACCCAGTCAACTTCTTCGTAAATACATTGCCTATGCAAGGAGTTTTGTATTTCCTAG GATGTCCAAGCCAGCAGCAGATATCTTGCAAAAGTTTTACCTTAAACTTAGAGATCATAATACTTCGGCTGATGGCACTCCTATAACAGCAAGGCAACTGGAAAGTCTGGTAAGGTTGGCTGAAGCTCGAGCTCGGGTGGAATTGAGGGAAGAAATAACAGCCCAAGATGCACTG ACCAGGAGCTCAGTTGCAAGAAACTAA
- the LOC107648670 gene encoding probable DNA helicase MCM8 isoform X2, which translates to MLREKPKIAILCMSAALHKVLLSNLENDKPELDAKVDIRLHNCPETMIALKNLKAAFIDKLVSVRGTAVKVSTVRPLVVELTFKCSKCKQSITRIFPDGKFSPPSTCNLHGCKSKIFIPLRSTAQTIDFQKIRVQEILKPEDHEEGRVPRTVECELTQDLVDACIPGDVVTVTGIIRGINTYMDIGGGKSKNRSQGFYYLYLEAVSVKNSKSQSTPGDSQEANPKARPSELLDLFSFSSRDLEFVVKFVEEHGSDLFRQILQSICPSIYGHELVKAGITLALFGGVRKHSMDPNKVPVRGDIHVIIVGDPGLGKSQLLQAAAAVSPRGIYVCGNATTKAGLTVAVVKDNMTSDYAFEAGAMVLADSGLCCIDEFDKMSSEHQALLEAMEQQCVSIAKAGLVASLSSRTSVLAAANPVGGHYNRAKTVNENLKMSAALLSRFDLIFILLDKPDELLDKRLSEHIMSLHAGTGQRSLALKKRRGDPLPESRTVVSQNGESGVNLGVRSGSLVSRLRLDPQRDRDFVPLPSQLLRKYIAYARSFVFPRMSKPAADILQKFYLKLRDHNTSADGTPITARQLESLVRLAEARARVELREEITAQDALDVVEIMKESLYDKYVDEHGIVDFGRSGGMSQQKEAKRFLNALNKQSELEQKDCFSISEIYNLADRISLKVPDIDTFIDNLNSVGYLLKKGPKTYQVLSSSYSRSQSFRTRG; encoded by the exons ATGTTGAGGGAGAAACCTAAAATTGCTATCTTATGCATGAGTGCCGCACTTCACAAG GTTTTGCTTTCCAACTTGGAGAATGACAAGCCGGAGCTTGATGCAAAAGTAGATATCCGTCTTCATAACTGCCCTGAAACTATGATTGCTCTAAAGAACTTAAAAGCAGCTTTCATTG ACAAGCTTGTCTCAGTTCGTGGTACTGCTGTGAAAGTCAGCACTGTCAGGCCTCTTGTAGTAGAGCTGACTTTCAAATGTAGTAAATGTAAACAAAGTATTACGCGTATATTTCCAGACGGCAAATTTTCACCTCCATCAACTTGTAATTTGCATGGTTGCAAGAGCAAAATCTTTATTCCATTGCGATCTACTGCTCAAactattgattttcaaaaaataag AGTTCAAGAGATATTAAAacctgaagatcatgaagaagGGCGAGTGCCTCGAACAGTGGAATGTGAGCTTACTCAAGATCTTGTAGATGCATGCATACCTGGTGATGTGGTGACTGTTACCGGAATTATAAGAGGAATTAACACTTATATGGATATTGGAGGAG GGAAGTCAAAGAACAGAAGCCAGGGGTTTTACTACTTATATCTGGAAGCTGTATCTGTAAAAAATTCGAAGTCACAGTCCACTCCTGGAGATTCGCAAGAAGCTAATCCCAAAGCTAGACCATCTGAGCTGTTGgatctgttttcattttcttcaagGGATTTAGAATTTGTAGTGAAGTTTGTGGAGGAACATGGTTCAGATTTGTTTCGTCAAATCCTTCAATCTATATGCCCATCCATCTATGGCCATGAGCTTGTTAAAG CCGGGATAACTCTTGCATTATTTGGTGGTGTGCGAAAGCATTCTATGGATCCAAATAAGGTTCCTGTGAGGGGAGACATTCATGTTATAATTGTTG GTGATCCTGGTCTTGGTAAAAGCCAATTGCTACAAGCAGCAGCAGCAGTTTCTCCACGTGGCATTTATGTATGTGGGAATGCCACAACCAAAGCCGGCCTCACGGTAGCTGTAGTGAAGGATAATATGACAAGTGACTATGCATTTGAGGCTG GTGCCATGGTTCTGGCTGATAGTGGATTGTGCTGTATTGATGAGTTTGATAAAATGTCATCAGAACATCAG GCTTTACTAGAGGCAATGGAGCAACAATGTGTTTCCATTGCAAAGGCTGGTCTAGTAGCAAGTTTATCATCCCGAACTTCTGTCCTGGCAGCTGCAAACCCCGTTGGTGGTCATTATAA CCGGGCGAAAACTGttaatgaaaatttgaaaatgagtgCTGCTCTTCTGTCACGTTTTGATTTGATTTTCATACTGTTAGACAAACCTGATGAGCTTCTAGACAAGCGACTCTCCGAGCACATTATGTCC CTACATGCTGGGACTGGACAACGTTCACTGGCATTGAAAAAGCGACGTGGAG ATCCGCTCCCTGAGTCCAGAACTGTTGTATCGCAGAATGGTGAAAGTGGTGTAAATTTGGGTGTTAGATCTGGTTCTTTGGTTTCAAGGCTGAGACTTGACCCACAAAGAGACAGAGATTTTGTTCCATTACCCAGTCAACTTCTTCGTAAATACATTGCCTATGCAAGGAGTTTTGTATTTCCTAG GATGTCCAAGCCAGCAGCAGATATCTTGCAAAAGTTTTACCTTAAACTTAGAGATCATAATACTTCGGCTGATGGCACTCCTATAACAGCAAGGCAACTGGAAAGTCTGGTAAGGTTGGCTGAAGCTCGAGCTCGGGTGGAATTGAGGGAAGAAATAACAGCCCAAGATGCACTG GATGTTGTGGAAATTATGAAGGAATCTCTGTATGATAAATATGTTGATGAGCATGGTATTGTTGATTTCGGTCGAAGTGGGGGAATGAGTCAACAAAAGGAGGCAAAACGCTTTCTAAATGCTCTCAATAAGCAATCTGAACTAGAACAAAAAGATTGTTTTTCAATATCA GAAATATATAACCTTGCAGATAGGATTTCCTTGAAAGTTCCAGATATTGACACTTTCATTGATAATTTAAACAGTGTTGGTTATCTTCTCAAAAAAGGACCAAAAACATACCAG GTGCTATCCTCTTCGTATAGTCGAAGCCAATCATTTAGGACTAGAGGCTAA